In the genome of Candidatus Hydrogenedentota bacterium, the window GCTGTGAGGGCGGTCCTTCCCCCAGGCTGCTACTCATGGCCACAGTCAGTAATGACTGGTTCCCACCACCGGCGAGTGCGTCAGAGGCAGTTCCCCCGCTGCCCGCACTCGCCCCTTTTATTTTTCCGGGAGAATTCGGGGAAGTTAAAAGTCTATTATCAATAATTATGACAAATATGCGCTTCTTCTCAAATCGTTGTGATCTATTGACTTTCGATTCTCGCATCATTATACTAGCGGCGCCAGCGGGTATAGTCCGCTGCTTTTTTGTACATTGTCCTTCAGGGCATTACCTTACGGATCAGGGGCGCATTCCCGTTCCCACGGATGGCGGAAGCGGTGCAAATGTGAAGCGCCGCGGCAAACCGACACGTAGAATCGCCACGTTGGCACCCTGAACACTTAGGAGAAAGCAATGGCCTTGCGGTTTTCCATCTCTTTGGACACGTTTTCCGGTAGCGCGGACCGGTTTTGCCCTCAGGGCTACCGAGACCCGCTGCGGATCCAGGAGCGAATCTCGCTAATCTCGAAAATCAAGGGGGTCAAAGCGATTGAAGTAACGCAAAGCCACATCACCCCCGAGTTCCCGGTGAAGGAACTCAAACGTTTACTGAAGGACTACCAGTTGGTGTGTTCCGGAGTGGCGGCTGACCTTAGCAATGATCGCCGCTTCGCGCAGGGTGCTTTTGGGCACCAGCATCCCAAGACGCGCAATGCGGCCATCGACGAAGGGCGTAAGGCGGTCGAACTGGCGCGGCAGGTGGGCGCGACGGAAGTTACGTTACGTCTCTACAGCGACGGGTTCGACTATCCGTTCCACGTCGACTACGTGACGCAGTGGAACACAGTGATTTCCTCGATTAAGACGATTGCGAAGTTTGCTTCGCCGGATATCAACGTGGCAATAGCCTACAAACCTCGTGAACCCCGTAAATTTGGAACCATCTCGAACGTCGGTAAAGCGCTTTCCCTGTGCCAGGAAATCGCCATGAAGAACGTGGGCGTCGCCATGGATTTCTCGCACGCGATGATGGCCGGCGAGACGCCCGCCGAGTCGATTGCGTTCCTGACGCGCTCGAACAAGCTGTTTCAGGTCTATTTTAGCGACAACTACCGCGTTTGGGATGACTTCATGATTCCCGGAACCGTTCACATGTGGGAGATGCTGGAAGCCCTGTTCTATCTGAAGGTCAGCAAGTTCAAGGGATTCTGCTCGATCGACTTCGCCCCGCAGTGCGTGGATCCGACACAAGCATGCCAAATCGCTATTGGCAACCTGTCGATATTCTGGAAGAAGCTCGAAAAGCTGGATCCCACCGAGCTTCGCAAGGCACAGAAGAC includes:
- a CDS encoding sugar phosphate isomerase/epimerase; translation: MALRFSISLDTFSGSADRFCPQGYRDPLRIQERISLISKIKGVKAIEVTQSHITPEFPVKELKRLLKDYQLVCSGVAADLSNDRRFAQGAFGHQHPKTRNAAIDEGRKAVELARQVGATEVTLRLYSDGFDYPFHVDYVTQWNTVISSIKTIAKFASPDINVAIAYKPREPRKFGTISNVGKALSLCQEIAMKNVGVAMDFSHAMMAGETPAESIAFLTRSNKLFQVYFSDNYRVWDDFMIPGTVHMWEMLEALFYLKVSKFKGFCSIDFAPQCVDPTQACQIAIGNLSIFWKKLEKLDPTELRKAQKTLDAVESQKIIRRVMWQS